The following proteins come from a genomic window of Gadus morhua chromosome 11, gadMor3.0, whole genome shotgun sequence:
- the neflb gene encoding neurofilament light chain b gives MTSFGYDSYMPSSYKRKTVVRSGGYGGGGYSGGGSSGGGIISRTMYSSHAAAPTYGSSARRVYPSHSRTTQYSAPMYSSTSAAELSISQAAQVSTEFKTLRTEEKAQLQDLNDRFASFIERVHELEQQKKLLETELLVLRQRHTEPSNLAGLYEQELRQLRAAVEEAGHEKQAAQNHRDQMDDVLGNLQGRYEQEVIAREDAEGRLVDARKVSDEAGLARAEHEKRVGTLLDELAFLKRLHESEISELQSQVQYSAQVSVEMEVVKPDLSASLRDVRVQYEKLAQRNLQSAEEWFCTKMNVMTVDSARNTDHARSAKDEVQQYRRQIKARELEIDACREMNQALEGQLQEVQDNQSNEVTELQVSIVQLEDELRQNKNDMARYLKEYQDLLNVKMALDIEIAAYRQLLEGEENRLSGPSVSHYSQSMYSSMSSGYPQYQMQSQLSSAAPYLQSYRLGSALVKEEIISASHAQQAEATREEDQEEEEEEEEQTEVEEAEEDAEEEVEEAQGEEEAESEKDQEEKEEDAEEEEGEAAEEAEGDAEAEGQEEGGDAEAEGEEEGGDAEAEAEEEGEAEGEGDKEGAEEEGEGDEKAAEGDAEGEAADGAEEEEGAAEKEEEDEGEKEQPKGEDAPAKTQDDTKKV, from the exons ATGACTTCCTTTGGCTATGACTCCTACATGCCGTCCTCCTACAAGAGGAAAACGGTGGTCCGCAGCGGCGGATACGGCGGCGGCGGAtacagcggcggcggcagcagcggcggcgggatCATATCCAGGACCATGTACTCTAGCCACGCCGCAGCGCCCACCTACGGCTCTTCCGCCCGCCGGGTGTACCCCTCTCACAGCCGGACCACCCAGTACTCCGCTCCCATGTACTCCTCCACCTCGGCCGCCGAGCTGAGCATCAGCCAGGCGGCGCAGGTCAGCACCGAGTTCAAGACCCTGAGGACCGAGGAGAAAGCCCAGCTGCAGGACCTCAACGACCGCTTCGCCAGCTTCATCGAGCGGGTGCACGAGCTGGAGCAGCAGAAGAAGCTGCTGGAGACGGAGCTGCTGGTGCTGAGGCAGAGGCACACGGAGCCCTCCAACCTGGCCGGCCTGTACGAGCAGGAGCTGCGCCAGCTCCGGGCCGCGGTGGAGGAGGCCGGCCACGAGAAGCAGGCGGCGCAGAACCACCGGGACCAGATGGACGACGTGCTCGGCAACCTGCAGGGCCGCTACGAGCAGGAGGTGATCGCCAGGGAGGACGCCGAGGGCCGGCTCGTGGACGCCAGGAAGGTCTCCGACGAGGCAGGCCTGGCCCGGGCGGAGCACGAGAAGAGGGTGGGGACCCTGTTGGACGAGCTAGCCTTCCTGAAGCGCCTGCACGAGAGCGAGATCTCAGAGCTGCAGTCCCAGGTGCAGTACAGCGCCCAGGTGtcggtggagatggaggtggtcaAGCCGGACCTCTCCGCCTCCCTGCGGGACGTCCGCGTCCAGTACGAGAAGCTGGCCCAGCGCAACCTCCAGTCGGCCGAAGAGTGGTTCTGCACCAAGATGAACGTGATGACTGTGGACTCGGCCCGCAACACGGACCACGCCCGCTCCGCCAAGGACGAGGTCCAGCAGTACCGCCGACAGATCAAAGCCAGAGAGCTGGAGATCGACGCCTGCCGTGAGATGAACCAGGCTCTGGAGGGCCAGCTGCAGGAAGTACAGGACAACCAGAGCAACGAGGTCACAGAACTGCAG GTCTCAATCGTTCAACTGGAGGATGAGCTGAGGCAGAACAAGAATGACATGGCTCGTTACTTGAAAGAATACCAGGACCTCCTGAACGTTAAGATGGCTTTGGACATCGAGATTGCCGCATACAG GCAGCTGCTTGAAGGGGAAGAGAACCGCCTTAGCGGACCGTCCGTGTCCCACTACTCCCAGAGCATGTACTCCTCCATGTCCTCTGGCTACCCCCAGTATCAGATGCAGAGTCAGCTGAGCTCCGCAGCCCCCTACCTCCAGAGCTATCGCCTGGGATCAGCACTCGTCAAGGAGGAGATCATCTCAGCCAGCCACGCCCAGCAGGCAGAAGCCACTCGAGAGGAGGatcaggaagaagaggaggaagaggaagagcagacTGAGgtagaagaagcagaagaagacgCAGAAGAGGAAGTTGAGGAAGCTCAGGGCGAAGAAGAGGCTGAGTCAGAAAAGGACcaggaagagaaggaagaagacgccgaggaagaggaaggagaagcagCAGAAGAGGCTGAAGGAGACGCTGAGGCAGAAGGTCAGGAGGAAGGCGGAGACGCCGAGGCAGAAGGTGAAGAGGAAGGCGGAGACGCCGAGGCAGAAGctgaggaagaaggagaagctgAGGGAGAAGGCGACAAGGAAGGAGccgaagaggaaggagaaggtgaTGAGAAGGCTGCAGAGGGAGATGCCGAAGGAGAGGCAGCAG ATGgtgctgaagaagaagagggagcagcagaaaaggaggaagaggatgagggagagaaggaacaaCCCAAGGGAGAGGATGCACCGGCCAAAACCCAAGACGACACAAAGAAAGTTTAA